In Blastopirellula sp. J2-11, a single genomic region encodes these proteins:
- a CDS encoding AIM24 family protein produces MSTADIDNRYTLREFVEQTRQRDRGQGIFEMESARLLEVNLNGMVWTKMGSMVSYLGNIKFEREGVFEKGLGGFLKKAVTGEGAKLTKASGQGRLYLADYGKKVQILKLENEAIVVNGNDILAFEPTVEWDIKMMKRVSSMLAGGLFQVNLQGSGLVAITTHYEPLTLVVTPDNPVYTDPNATVAWSGTLEPNLRTDVSLKTFFGRGSGESFQMEFRGNGFVVIQPYEEFYHAEA; encoded by the coding sequence ATGAGCACTGCTGATATCGATAACCGCTACACCTTGCGCGAATTTGTTGAGCAAACCCGCCAACGTGATCGTGGGCAAGGTATTTTTGAGATGGAAAGCGCTCGCTTGCTCGAGGTCAACCTGAACGGGATGGTCTGGACCAAGATGGGCTCGATGGTGTCGTATCTCGGCAACATCAAGTTCGAGCGAGAAGGGGTCTTTGAAAAAGGGCTCGGCGGTTTTCTGAAGAAAGCGGTCACCGGCGAAGGCGCCAAGCTGACCAAAGCGTCTGGACAAGGGCGTCTCTATCTGGCCGACTACGGCAAAAAAGTGCAGATCTTGAAGTTGGAAAACGAAGCGATCGTTGTCAACGGCAATGATATTCTCGCCTTCGAGCCGACCGTCGAATGGGACATCAAGATGATGAAGCGGGTCTCATCGATGCTCGCTGGCGGCTTGTTCCAAGTCAACTTGCAAGGCAGCGGCCTCGTCGCAATCACGACGCATTACGAACCGCTGACGCTGGTCGTCACGCCGGATAACCCGGTCTATACCGACCCGAACGCAACGGTCGCTTGGAGCGGCACATTAGAACCCAACTTGCGAACCGACGTTTCGCTGAAGACCTTCTTTGGTCGCGGCAGCGGCGAGTCATTCCAGATGGAATTCCGCGGCAACGGCTTTGTCGTCATTCAGCCGTACGAAGAGTTCTACCACGCCGAAGCGTAA
- a CDS encoding RNA polymerase sigma factor, with amino-acid sequence MSDNSESDFLLIERIRAGDADAWGDLIGRYEGRLLAFAESRLRRRAPSEDVVQETFIGFLNSLPNYDGKRALESYLFAICAYKLTDHLRREGRRPTLPIHSGGDGSSDNWELPGPHRAASSIARSGERRNLEEAALIEAIQGQLDHWRSRGDWAKIKSLELIMVRGVGNKEIEEMLELGRNSVASYKNDFLAKLRAAVRKQGLNEEVFPELYESS; translated from the coding sequence ATGTCCGACAATTCTGAATCCGATTTCCTGTTGATAGAGCGGATACGCGCTGGGGATGCTGACGCCTGGGGCGATTTAATCGGACGTTACGAAGGGCGCTTGCTCGCCTTCGCCGAGAGTCGCTTGCGCCGGCGCGCCCCTAGCGAAGATGTGGTGCAAGAAACATTCATCGGCTTCTTGAACAGCCTACCCAACTATGACGGCAAGCGCGCACTAGAAAGCTATCTCTTCGCGATCTGCGCCTACAAGCTGACCGATCATCTGCGGCGTGAAGGTCGTCGCCCCACGTTACCCATTCACTCGGGCGGCGACGGCTCTAGCGACAACTGGGAGTTGCCAGGTCCGCATCGAGCGGCGTCGAGCATCGCTCGCAGCGGCGAACGTCGCAATCTAGAAGAAGCGGCGCTGATCGAAGCGATCCAGGGCCAACTCGACCATTGGCGCAGCCGGGGAGACTGGGCGAAAATCAAATCGCTCGAACTCATCATGGTGCGCGGCGTCGGCAACAAAGAGATCGAGGAGATGCTGGAGCTAGGTCGAAACAGCGTCGCCAGTTACAAGAATGACTTTCTAGCGAAACTTCGTGCCGCCGTGCGGAAGCAAGGCCTGAACGAGGAGGTCTTCCCAGAACTTTACGAATCGAGCTAA